The following proteins come from a genomic window of Alicyclobacillus dauci:
- the rpsC gene encoding 30S ribosomal protein S3: protein MGQKVNPVGLRIGIIRDWEAKWFANKKDYQDLLHEDLKIRNFVARRLKDAAVSSVDIERAANRINVTVHTAKPGMVIGKGGSEVDSLRNDLNHLTGKRVHISISEIKAPDLSAKLVGENIAQQLERRVSFRRALKQAIQRSMRAGAKGVRVQVSGRLGGAEIARTEGYSEGTVPLHTLRADIDYALSEAHTTYGRIGVKVWVYRGEVLPQRTRTANEQSQDAAEGGK from the coding sequence ATGGGTCAGAAGGTTAACCCAGTAGGTCTACGCATTGGCATCATTCGCGACTGGGAAGCGAAATGGTTTGCCAACAAGAAGGATTATCAGGACCTTCTTCATGAGGATCTGAAAATCCGCAACTTCGTTGCGCGCCGCTTGAAGGATGCTGCAGTGTCCTCGGTTGACATCGAGCGTGCTGCAAATCGCATCAACGTGACCGTGCACACGGCGAAACCAGGTATGGTTATCGGTAAGGGCGGTTCGGAAGTTGATTCCTTGCGGAATGACTTGAACCATTTGACAGGCAAGCGTGTCCATATTTCCATCTCGGAAATCAAAGCACCTGACTTGTCTGCTAAGCTGGTTGGTGAAAACATCGCTCAGCAGTTGGAACGTCGTGTATCGTTCCGCCGCGCACTCAAGCAAGCTATCCAACGTTCCATGCGTGCTGGTGCAAAGGGTGTTCGCGTTCAGGTCTCTGGTCGTCTCGGCGGTGCTGAAATTGCGCGTACAGAAGGATACTCGGAAGGAACGGTTCCGCTCCATACGCTGCGTGCTGACATCGACTATGCATTGTCTGAAGCACACACGACCTATGGTCGAATTGGTGTAAAGGTATGGGTTTATCGTGGCGAGGTTCTGCCACAGCGGACACGTACTGCTAACGAGCAGTCACAGGACGCAGCTGAAGGAGGTAAGTAA
- the rpsJ gene encoding 30S ribosomal protein S10: protein MAKQKIRIRLKAYDHQILDQSAERIVDTAKRSGAKVSGPIPLPTEREVYTILRAPHKYKDSREQFEMRTHKRLIDINNPTPQTVDSLMRLDLPSGVDIEIKL from the coding sequence ATGGCTAAGCAAAAGATCCGCATTCGATTGAAAGCATATGATCACCAGATTCTTGATCAATCGGCTGAACGTATCGTAGATACGGCGAAGCGGTCAGGCGCAAAAGTGTCCGGACCAATACCGTTGCCGACGGAGCGCGAAGTCTACACGATTCTTCGTGCACCGCACAAGTACAAGGACTCGCGTGAGCAGTTTGAAATGCGCACGCATAAGCGTTTGATTGACATTAACAATCCGACGCCGCAAACGGTCGACTCGTTGATGCGTTTGGACTTGCCGTCGGGTGTTGACATCGAAATTAAGTTATAA
- the rplV gene encoding 50S ribosomal protein L22, with protein MEATQTRAVAKYIRIAPRKMRLVVDLIRGKDTHEALAILKFTPRAGSPVVEKVLKSAIANAENNHNMNSDNLFVKEVYVDEGPTLKRFHPRAQGRAFSIFKRTSHVTVVVAEKKEG; from the coding sequence ATGGAAGCCACACAAACCCGCGCAGTTGCGAAGTACATTCGCATTGCACCTCGCAAAATGCGACTTGTGGTTGACCTCATTCGGGGCAAGGACACTCATGAAGCACTCGCGATTCTGAAGTTTACGCCCCGTGCCGGATCTCCTGTGGTCGAGAAAGTTTTGAAATCGGCCATTGCGAATGCGGAGAACAATCACAACATGAATTCGGATAATTTGTTTGTCAAGGAAGTCTACGTGGACGAAGGTCCGACGTTGAAACGTTTCCACCCTCGTGCACAAGGCCGCGCGTTCAGTATCTTTAAGCGCACAAGCCATGTTACGGTCGTGGTAGCTGAAAAGAAGGAGGGATAA
- the rpsQ gene encoding 30S ribosomal protein S17, with product MERNERKVRVGKVVSDKMDKTIVVAVEENIKHRLYNKTIRRTKKFKVHDENNEAKIGDTVRIMETRPISKDKRWRLTEVIEKAVII from the coding sequence GTGGAACGGAACGAACGCAAGGTTCGCGTCGGGAAAGTGGTTAGCGACAAGATGGATAAGACCATCGTCGTTGCCGTCGAAGAGAATATCAAGCACCGTCTTTACAACAAGACGATTCGTCGTACAAAGAAGTTTAAGGTTCATGATGAGAACAACGAGGCTAAGATCGGTGATACAGTCCGTATTATGGAAACGCGTCCCATCAGCAAAGATAAGCGGTGGCGCTTGACTGAGGTTATCGAGAAAGCTGTAATCATCTGA
- the rplB gene encoding 50S ribosomal protein L2, with the protein MAIKKYRPTSPGRRFMSVSAFDEVTTDTPEKSLLAPLKNRAGRNHQGKITVRHQGGGHKRRYRIIDFKRNKDGVPAKVATIEYDPNRSARIALLHYLDGEKRYILAPHGLKVGDMIHSGTDVDIRVGNALPLANIPVGTVVHNIELKPGKGGQMARAAGASAQLMAKEGVYATLRLASGEVRRVRIECRATVGQVGNLDHENINIGKAGRSRWMRHRPTVRGSVMNPVDHPHGGGEGRAPIGRKSPMSPWGKPTLGKKTRKKNHPTDKYIVRRRTK; encoded by the coding sequence GTGGCAATCAAAAAGTATCGCCCGACTTCCCCTGGACGTCGTTTCATGTCCGTCTCGGCGTTCGATGAAGTCACGACAGATACCCCTGAGAAATCGTTGCTTGCCCCACTGAAAAATCGTGCGGGCCGCAACCACCAGGGTAAAATCACGGTCCGTCACCAGGGTGGCGGCCACAAGCGTCGTTACAGAATCATTGATTTCAAACGGAATAAGGATGGCGTGCCGGCTAAGGTCGCAACAATCGAGTATGATCCAAACCGTTCCGCGCGCATTGCTCTCCTTCACTATCTCGATGGTGAAAAGCGCTACATTTTGGCTCCTCATGGCTTGAAAGTGGGCGACATGATCCATTCTGGAACAGACGTTGACATTCGCGTTGGCAATGCGTTGCCCCTCGCGAACATTCCAGTTGGTACGGTTGTACACAACATCGAGTTGAAACCTGGTAAAGGCGGTCAGATGGCTCGCGCAGCTGGTGCATCCGCTCAGCTGATGGCTAAAGAGGGCGTCTATGCAACCCTTCGCTTGGCATCTGGTGAAGTTCGCCGTGTTCGCATTGAGTGCCGTGCAACGGTTGGTCAGGTTGGTAACTTGGATCACGAAAACATCAACATCGGTAAAGCTGGTCGCAGTCGTTGGATGCGCCACCGTCCTACGGTTCGTGGTTCTGTCATGAACCCAGTCGATCACCCACATGGTGGTGGTGAAGGACGCGCTCCAATCGGTCGGAAATCACCGATGTCTCCTTGGGGTAAACCAACCCTCGGTAAGAAGACCCGTAAGAAGAATCACCCGACGGATAAGTACATCGTACGTCGTCGCACAAAGTAA
- the tuf gene encoding elongation factor Tu: protein MAKAKFDRSKPHVNIGTIGHVDHGKTTLTAAITSVLATKGWADAQKYDEIDKAPEERERGITINTAHVEYQTANRHYAHVDCPGHADYVKNMITGAAQMDGGILVVSAADGPMPQTREHILLSRQVGVPYLVVFLNKCDMVDDEELLELVEMEVRELLSEYEFPGDDIPVIRGSALRALEGDATYVAKIEELMDAVDSYIPTPERDTSKPFLMPIEDVFTITGRGTVATGRVERGELKVGDEVEIVGLAEASRKTVATGIEMFRKLLDSAQAGDNIGALLRGVERKDIERGQVLCKPGSINPHTKFAAEVYVLTKEEGGRHTPFFNGYRPQFYFRTTDVTGVVTLPEGTEMVMPGDNVSMKVELIAPIAVEEGTRFSIREGGRTVGAGVVASIEK, encoded by the coding sequence GTGGCAAAGGCAAAATTTGATCGTAGTAAACCACACGTAAATATCGGTACCATCGGCCACGTTGACCATGGTAAGACGACGTTGACGGCTGCTATTACATCCGTACTTGCAACAAAGGGTTGGGCTGATGCTCAAAAGTACGATGAAATCGACAAAGCGCCAGAAGAACGTGAACGCGGTATCACCATCAACACCGCACACGTCGAATATCAAACGGCTAATCGCCACTATGCACACGTTGACTGCCCAGGACACGCCGACTATGTCAAGAACATGATCACCGGCGCTGCTCAAATGGACGGCGGTATCCTCGTTGTGTCCGCTGCTGACGGCCCGATGCCACAAACTCGTGAGCACATCCTGCTTTCCCGTCAGGTCGGCGTACCGTACTTGGTTGTCTTCTTGAACAAGTGCGACATGGTTGACGACGAAGAGTTGCTTGAACTCGTTGAGATGGAAGTTCGCGAACTCCTCAGCGAATACGAATTCCCTGGCGATGATATCCCTGTTATCCGCGGTTCCGCACTTCGTGCTCTCGAAGGCGATGCAACGTATGTTGCTAAGATCGAAGAGCTCATGGACGCTGTTGACAGCTACATCCCAACTCCAGAACGCGACACAAGCAAGCCTTTCTTGATGCCGATCGAGGACGTCTTCACAATCACCGGTCGTGGTACGGTTGCTACGGGCCGCGTTGAACGTGGTGAGTTGAAGGTTGGCGACGAAGTTGAAATCGTTGGTTTGGCTGAAGCAAGCCGCAAGACGGTTGCAACGGGTATCGAGATGTTCCGTAAGTTGCTCGACTCCGCTCAAGCTGGTGACAACATCGGCGCATTGCTCCGCGGTGTTGAACGCAAGGACATCGAACGCGGCCAAGTGCTTTGTAAGCCTGGCAGCATCAACCCGCACACCAAGTTTGCTGCAGAAGTCTACGTCTTGACGAAGGAAGAAGGCGGCCGTCACACACCATTCTTCAATGGTTACCGCCCACAGTTCTACTTCCGTACAACCGACGTAACTGGTGTTGTTACACTTCCAGAAGGTACCGAAATGGTAATGCCTGGCGACAACGTGTCAATGAAGGTTGAACTCATTGCACCAATCGCCGTTGAAGAAGGCACCCGTTTCTCCATCCGCGAAGGCGGTCGCACCGTAGGTGCTGGCGTCGTTGCTAGCATCGAGAAGTAA
- the rplN gene encoding 50S ribosomal protein L14 yields the protein MIQPQTRLAVADNSGAKEIMCFRVLGGSNRKTANIGDIIIASVKSATPGGVVKKGDVVKAVVVRSKRGFRRNDGSHIRFDENAAVIIREDKSPRGTRIFGPVARELRERDFMKIISLAPEVL from the coding sequence ATGATTCAGCCACAAACGCGACTCGCCGTCGCTGACAACTCAGGTGCGAAAGAGATCATGTGTTTCCGCGTCTTAGGCGGTTCAAACCGTAAGACTGCGAACATCGGCGACATCATTATTGCGTCCGTTAAGAGTGCAACACCCGGTGGCGTTGTCAAGAAGGGCGACGTTGTGAAAGCCGTGGTCGTGCGCAGCAAGCGCGGATTCCGTCGGAATGACGGATCGCACATTCGTTTTGATGAAAATGCAGCGGTGATCATCCGTGAGGATAAAAGCCCGCGCGGTACACGTATTTTCGGGCCAGTCGCTCGTGAATTGCGCGAACGGGACTTCATGAAGATCATCTCGCTGGCGCCGGAAGTATTGTAA
- the rpmC gene encoding 50S ribosomal protein L29: protein MKATELVGLSSEELESRIDQLKDELFNLRFQLATGQLENPMRIRQVRKDIARAKTILRQRELGIS from the coding sequence ATGAAGGCAACTGAGTTGGTCGGTTTGAGCAGTGAAGAGCTCGAGAGCCGCATTGACCAGCTGAAAGATGAGCTGTTCAACCTCCGCTTCCAACTGGCGACGGGTCAATTGGAGAATCCGATGAGGATTCGTCAAGTGCGCAAGGACATCGCACGCGCAAAGACCATTTTGCGTCAGCGTGAATTGGGAATCAGCTAA
- the rplC gene encoding 50S ribosomal protein L3 yields the protein MKGILGRKLGMTQVFTEEGQVVPVTVIEAGPCVVLQKRETAVDGYEAIQVGFADQKPQRATKAEKGHAEKAGTAPKRFVREFRGVDMTAYEVGQQLKADLFGAGETVDVIGVSKGKGYAGPIKRHNQHRGPMSHGSKYHRGVGSLGQIAPNRTFKGQTMAGRMGHERVTVQNLEVVRVDAEKNILLVKGSVPGPKNSYVTVRSAVKAHQ from the coding sequence ATGAAAGGGATTCTCGGTCGCAAGCTGGGTATGACTCAGGTCTTCACGGAAGAGGGTCAAGTCGTACCTGTGACTGTCATTGAAGCTGGTCCGTGCGTGGTGCTACAGAAGCGCGAAACGGCAGTTGACGGTTATGAGGCCATTCAAGTAGGCTTTGCGGACCAAAAACCGCAGCGCGCTACAAAGGCTGAGAAGGGCCACGCTGAAAAGGCTGGCACAGCTCCAAAGCGCTTTGTGCGTGAGTTCCGTGGTGTAGACATGACTGCATACGAAGTGGGTCAACAATTGAAGGCTGACCTGTTCGGTGCGGGTGAAACAGTCGACGTGATCGGTGTGTCGAAAGGTAAAGGCTACGCAGGTCCGATCAAGCGGCATAATCAACATCGTGGTCCTATGAGTCACGGTTCTAAGTATCATCGTGGCGTTGGTTCTTTGGGTCAAATCGCGCCGAACCGCACGTTTAAAGGCCAAACCATGGCTGGTCGTATGGGACATGAGCGTGTGACGGTTCAAAACCTGGAGGTTGTCCGCGTCGATGCTGAAAAGAATATTTTGCTCGTGAAGGGTTCTGTACCTGGGCCGAAAAACTCGTACGTAACTGTTCGTTCTGCAGTGAAGGCTCATCAATAA
- the rplW gene encoding 50S ribosomal protein L23 translates to MDARDLIKRPIITERSTELMEENKYVFEVDPRANKVEIRKAIEKLFDVKVEQVNTVNQTGKLKRVGKHIGRTSDRKKAIVKLAADSNPINFFGEA, encoded by the coding sequence ATGGATGCGCGGGACCTCATTAAACGCCCTATCATCACCGAACGTTCGACCGAGTTGATGGAAGAGAACAAGTATGTTTTCGAAGTTGACCCGCGTGCGAACAAGGTGGAAATCCGCAAGGCGATCGAAAAATTGTTTGATGTGAAAGTCGAACAAGTCAATACGGTCAATCAGACCGGCAAGTTGAAACGGGTCGGTAAGCACATTGGTCGCACGTCTGATCGCAAGAAGGCTATTGTGAAGCTTGCAGCCGATTCGAATCCAATTAACTTCTTCGGCGAAGCGTAA
- the rplX gene encoding 50S ribosomal protein L24 codes for MRVKTGDKVVVIAGKDKSKSGRILKVFPKEQRVLVEGVNIVKRHTKPNPSNPDGGILEKEAPIHVSNVAIADPKTGQATRVGYKILEDGTKVRYAKKSGETLE; via the coding sequence ATGCGAGTCAAGACTGGCGATAAAGTTGTTGTCATCGCTGGTAAGGATAAGTCAAAGAGCGGCCGCATTTTGAAGGTGTTCCCGAAGGAACAACGCGTGTTGGTTGAAGGCGTCAATATTGTAAAGCGCCACACAAAACCAAACCCGAGCAATCCGGACGGCGGCATCCTCGAAAAGGAAGCTCCGATTCATGTTTCTAATGTTGCGATTGCTGATCCGAAGACGGGCCAGGCAACTCGTGTAGGATATAAGATCCTGGAAGACGGAACGAAGGTTCGTTACGCTAAAAAGTCTGGCGAAACATTGGAATAA
- the rpsS gene encoding 30S ribosomal protein S19 encodes MARSLKKGPFVDDHLMKKVEAQNAAGDKKVIKTWSRRSTIFPQFVGHTFAVHDGRKHVPVYVSEDMVGHKLGEFVPTRTFKGHAGDEKSSRAR; translated from the coding sequence TTGGCTCGCAGCTTGAAGAAAGGCCCGTTTGTTGACGACCACCTCATGAAGAAGGTTGAAGCACAGAATGCTGCTGGTGACAAGAAAGTCATCAAAACCTGGTCACGTCGGTCCACTATCTTCCCGCAGTTTGTCGGACACACTTTCGCGGTTCATGACGGTCGCAAACATGTGCCGGTTTACGTGAGTGAGGATATGGTTGGTCACAAGCTTGGTGAGTTTGTTCCAACCCGTACGTTTAAGGGTCACGCTGGAGACGAAAAGTCGTCCCGCGCCCGTTAA
- the rplD gene encoding 50S ribosomal protein L4: protein MPTVAVYNTAGEQVSELELNDRVFGAPVRSDLMHQVVLQYLAARRAGTHKVKNRSEVAGGGRKPWRQKGTGRARQGSTRSPQWKGGGVVFGPTPRSYAFSVPKKVRRQALYSALSSKVADGKIIVLDGLNIDEPKTKKMASVLNQFNLKKALIVDSQKKQPAFLSARNIEGVKYMDANGINVYELLRHEHLVLTKDAVAKVEEVFA from the coding sequence ATGCCGACGGTAGCAGTTTATAACACAGCGGGCGAACAGGTGTCCGAATTGGAATTGAATGATCGTGTGTTCGGAGCGCCTGTTCGTTCTGACTTGATGCACCAGGTCGTTCTGCAGTATCTTGCAGCTCGTCGCGCTGGTACGCACAAAGTGAAAAATCGTTCTGAGGTCGCTGGTGGTGGCCGTAAGCCGTGGCGCCAAAAAGGCACGGGTCGCGCACGTCAAGGTAGCACGCGTTCCCCGCAGTGGAAGGGTGGCGGTGTGGTCTTTGGACCAACTCCGCGTTCATACGCCTTCTCAGTGCCGAAAAAAGTTCGCCGCCAAGCTTTATACAGCGCTCTCTCGTCGAAGGTTGCGGATGGCAAGATCATCGTATTGGATGGTCTGAACATCGACGAACCAAAGACGAAGAAAATGGCTTCTGTTCTGAACCAATTCAACCTCAAGAAAGCGTTGATTGTGGACAGCCAGAAGAAGCAACCGGCATTTCTTTCTGCACGCAATATCGAGGGCGTGAAGTACATGGATGCTAACGGTATCAATGTGTACGAACTTCTTCGTCACGAGCACCTCGTTCTCACGAAGGATGCAGTGGCGAAAGTTGAGGAGGTGTTCGCATAA
- the rplP gene encoding 50S ribosomal protein L16, with amino-acid sequence MLMPKRVKHRKEFRGRMKGASKGGNEIAFGQFGLQALEPAWITNRQIEAARIAMTRYMRRGGKVWIKIFPSKPVTQKPAETRMGSGKGSPEKWVAVVKPGRVLFEIAGVSEEIAREAMRLAAMKLPIKTKFIVRDEVGGDANEGN; translated from the coding sequence ATGTTGATGCCCAAGCGCGTCAAGCATAGAAAAGAGTTTCGCGGTCGCATGAAGGGCGCGTCGAAAGGCGGCAACGAGATCGCGTTCGGTCAGTTCGGGCTTCAAGCGCTCGAGCCAGCGTGGATTACGAACCGCCAAATCGAAGCAGCTCGTATCGCGATGACGCGTTATATGCGTCGTGGCGGTAAGGTCTGGATTAAAATCTTCCCAAGCAAACCGGTTACCCAAAAGCCTGCCGAGACCCGCATGGGTAGTGGTAAAGGTTCACCGGAAAAGTGGGTTGCAGTTGTAAAACCTGGTCGTGTTCTGTTTGAAATCGCAGGTGTAAGTGAAGAGATTGCGCGGGAAGCAATGCGTCTGGCAGCTATGAAGTTGCCGATCAAGACGAAGTTCATTGTCCGCGATGAAGTGGGTGGTGACGCAAATGAAGGCAACTGA
- the fusA gene encoding elongation factor G, whose translation MAREFPLERTRNIGIIAHIDAGKTTTTERILFYTGRVHKIGEVHDGAATMDWMVQEQERGITITSAATTAQWKDHRINIIDTPGHVDFTVEVERSLRVLDGACAVFDAKGGVEPQSETVWRQADKYHVPRIAYVNKMDIIGADFLSCVDQMKTRLGAKAVPIQLPIGAEDNFRGIIDLVEMKAIIYTDDLGTHAEDAEIPAELKDLAEEKRTELLEAVAEVDEELMMKYLEGEEITVPEIKAALRKGTCSVQLFPVLCGSSYRNKGVQPMLDAVVAYLPAPTDVPAIKGVTPEGEEIERHSSDEEPFAALAFKIMTDPFVGKLAFFRVYSGVLESGSYVLNSVKGKRERIGRILQMHANHREEIERVYAGDIAAAVGLKDTTTGDTLCDEKNVVLLESMEFPDPVIHVSIEPKTKADQDKMGIALSKLAEEDPTFKTYTDQETGQTIISGMGELHLEVIVDRMVREFKVECNVGQPQVAYRETITKRVDQEGKFVRQSGGRGQYGHVKVIFEPLERGQGFVFENKVVGGAIPKEYIPAVEEGIHEALRNGVLAGYPLVDVKASLYDGSYHDVDSSEMAFKIAGSMALKAGAEKAGPVLLEPVMKVEVTVPEEYMGDILGDINSRRGRVEGMDTRNNASIVRGFVPLSEMFGYSTSLRSRTQGRGTYAMELAAYEEVPKSVAEGIIKKSKGE comes from the coding sequence ATGGCACGCGAATTTCCGCTCGAAAGGACTCGTAATATCGGGATCATTGCTCACATTGATGCCGGTAAAACGACCACCACAGAGCGCATTCTGTTCTACACTGGCCGTGTGCACAAAATCGGGGAAGTTCACGATGGTGCGGCGACCATGGACTGGATGGTCCAAGAACAAGAGCGTGGTATCACCATCACGTCCGCTGCTACGACTGCTCAGTGGAAAGACCATCGCATCAACATCATCGACACGCCAGGCCACGTCGACTTCACCGTTGAAGTCGAACGTTCCCTGCGCGTACTCGACGGTGCTTGTGCAGTGTTTGACGCAAAGGGTGGCGTAGAGCCGCAATCGGAAACGGTGTGGCGCCAAGCGGACAAGTATCATGTTCCTCGCATTGCGTATGTGAACAAGATGGACATCATCGGTGCGGACTTTCTGTCCTGCGTCGACCAAATGAAGACTCGTTTAGGTGCGAAAGCAGTACCTATTCAGCTTCCTATCGGTGCTGAGGACAATTTCCGCGGCATTATCGATCTCGTTGAAATGAAAGCCATCATCTATACCGACGACCTCGGCACACATGCTGAGGATGCTGAAATTCCAGCCGAATTGAAGGACTTGGCCGAAGAAAAACGGACTGAACTTCTAGAAGCTGTGGCAGAAGTCGATGAGGAATTGATGATGAAGTACCTGGAAGGTGAAGAAATCACCGTTCCGGAAATCAAAGCAGCACTTCGCAAGGGCACATGTTCAGTACAACTGTTCCCTGTTCTCTGTGGTTCTTCTTATAGGAACAAGGGTGTTCAGCCGATGCTGGACGCAGTTGTAGCTTACTTGCCAGCACCTACAGACGTTCCCGCTATTAAAGGCGTAACGCCTGAGGGTGAAGAAATTGAACGTCATTCTTCTGATGAAGAGCCGTTCGCTGCACTTGCTTTCAAAATTATGACTGACCCATTTGTCGGTAAGTTGGCGTTCTTCCGCGTCTACTCAGGTGTTCTGGAGAGCGGATCGTACGTATTGAACTCCGTCAAGGGCAAGCGTGAACGAATTGGGCGTATTCTGCAGATGCACGCCAACCACCGCGAAGAGATTGAACGTGTGTATGCTGGCGATATTGCAGCTGCAGTTGGCTTGAAAGACACCACAACTGGTGATACGCTGTGCGACGAAAAGAACGTTGTGTTGCTTGAGTCTATGGAGTTCCCGGATCCGGTAATTCACGTTTCCATTGAGCCGAAGACTAAGGCAGATCAGGACAAGATGGGCATTGCCCTGTCGAAGCTGGCCGAAGAAGATCCAACGTTCAAGACGTATACCGACCAAGAGACTGGCCAAACCATCATCTCAGGTATGGGTGAGTTGCACTTGGAGGTCATCGTTGACCGCATGGTGCGTGAATTCAAGGTAGAGTGTAACGTGGGTCAGCCACAGGTTGCCTACCGCGAAACCATCACGAAGCGTGTTGACCAAGAAGGCAAGTTTGTCCGTCAGTCAGGTGGCCGTGGTCAGTATGGTCACGTCAAAGTTATCTTCGAGCCACTGGAACGCGGTCAAGGGTTTGTCTTTGAAAACAAGGTTGTCGGTGGTGCCATTCCGAAGGAATACATCCCGGCCGTTGAAGAGGGAATTCACGAAGCGCTGCGGAATGGCGTTCTCGCAGGTTATCCGCTCGTTGACGTGAAGGCAAGCCTCTATGATGGTTCCTACCACGACGTCGACTCGTCAGAAATGGCGTTTAAGATTGCGGGTTCCATGGCACTTAAGGCCGGTGCTGAAAAGGCTGGCCCTGTACTGCTGGAACCTGTCATGAAGGTTGAAGTCACCGTCCCTGAAGAATATATGGGTGACATTTTGGGTGACATCAACTCACGACGTGGTCGTGTTGAAGGTATGGATACAAGGAATAACGCAAGCATCGTTCGTGGTTTCGTACCGCTGTCCGAAATGTTTGGTTACTCCACATCTCTACGTTCTCGTACACAGGGTCGCGGTACATACGCGATGGAATTGGCTGCGTACGAAGAAGTGCCGAAGAGTGTAGCTGAAGGAATCATTAAGAAGAGCAAAGGTGAATAA